In one bacterium genomic region, the following are encoded:
- a CDS encoding ABC transporter permease: protein MLRHVARRLLHLIPMLFGITLISFLIIQISPGDFLAEARMNPVVSQQTVDRMRISFGLDQPLHIQYLRWLWNALRLDFGYSFAFQVPVIWLIGSRLMNSVLLNAVSFAVAWAIAIPLGIHAARRQYSLSDNVLSFSAYLGISTPTFFSGLFLLYLAFRTGWFPIGGMTSIDHDFLPWWGKILDVAHHMVLSVLVLGVLGVAGLMRQMRANLLEVLRQDYVRTARSKGLAERAVINRHAVRNAINPLITIFGFSLGGLLGGSAILENVMGWPGIGKLIVEATIQKDLYVVMASLVIGSVTLVAGNLIADVLLVVSDPRIRYD from the coding sequence ATGCTCAGGCACGTAGCGCGCCGCCTGCTCCACCTGATCCCGATGCTCTTTGGGATCACGCTGATCTCCTTCCTCATCATCCAGATTTCACCTGGGGACTTCCTGGCTGAGGCCCGCATGAACCCGGTGGTCAGCCAGCAGACGGTGGACCGGATGCGCATCAGCTTTGGGTTGGACCAGCCGCTGCACATCCAGTACCTCAGGTGGCTCTGGAACGCGCTCCGGCTGGATTTTGGCTACTCGTTCGCGTTCCAGGTGCCGGTGATCTGGCTAATTGGATCACGGCTGATGAACTCGGTGCTGCTGAACGCGGTGTCGTTCGCGGTTGCCTGGGCTATCGCCATACCGCTGGGGATCCACGCCGCCCGGCGGCAGTACTCTCTATCCGACAACGTGCTCTCGTTCTCAGCGTACCTGGGCATCTCGACCCCGACATTCTTCTCGGGGCTGTTCCTGCTCTACCTGGCGTTTCGGACGGGCTGGTTCCCAATCGGCGGCATGACCAGCATTGACCACGACTTCCTGCCCTGGTGGGGAAAGATCCTCGACGTGGCCCACCACATGGTGCTTTCGGTGCTAGTCCTGGGCGTGCTGGGCGTGGCCGGTCTGATGCGCCAGATGCGGGCGAATCTGCTGGAGGTGCTGCGCCAGGACTATGTCCGGACCGCCCGGAGCAAGGGCCTGGCCGAGCGCGCGGTGATCAACAGGCACGCGGTGCGCAACGCCATCAATCCCCTGATCACGATCTTCGGGTTCAGCCTCGGCGGACTCCTGGGCGGCTCGGCGATCCTCGAGAACGTGATGGGGTGGCCCGGAATCGGCAAGCTGATCGTGGAGGCAACGATCCAGAAGGACCTCTACGTGGTGATGGCGTCGCTGGTGATCGGTTCGGTGACCCTGGTCGCGGGAAACCTCATAGCGGACGTGTTGCTTGTGGTGAGCGACCCCCGCATCCGGTACGACTAG
- a CDS encoding ABC transporter substrate-binding protein, giving the protein MRGMIPRLIVVAIAGALVVATPVIAQSPKLTLPDVANPLVAEGEVGRFGGTYVTTSISDPRTFNAVVAQETSSTVPLSYSFDGLVETNRISTEIEGALAESWTVSKDGRTWRFKLRKGVAWHDGVPVTADDVIFTLDAAFTKGVQSSLPDVLTIAGKPIQYKKVDDLTVEFKTEQPFGPFLRTIGFSVLPKHKLEGALKQGASEFNRTWSVATPPREIIGQGPFVMQQYVPGQRIVFLRNTKYYRVDKKGQRLPYLARIVVVVVPNLDAARLKFEAKETDHYAARPREFAEFKQKETAGNFTIFDGPPTFSTEFLVFNLNPRGISGPKLAWFQNVKFRQAVSHAVDRDAIVRQVYAGRATAQFSPVSPANKFFFNPNTRRYSYDPARAEVLLREAGFSKGADGLLRDAAGNVVEFTMATNAGNTDREAIGNLVRQDLTRLGMRVTFAPEAFNTLVGKLTGTFNWEAIIIGLTGGLEPHTGQNVWRSTGSLHMWHPRQESPATDWETEIDRIFDQAAQMVDQNKRKQLYNRWQEIVAEQVPMIYFTTTLTQPAVRNTMGNIRLGFGGTTANIEELYYRTPYR; this is encoded by the coding sequence ATGAGAGGGATGATTCCCAGATTGATTGTGGTGGCGATCGCAGGCGCGCTTGTCGTTGCCACGCCGGTCATCGCCCAGTCCCCCAAATTGACGCTGCCGGATGTCGCGAACCCGTTGGTCGCCGAGGGCGAGGTCGGGCGGTTCGGCGGCACCTACGTGACCACCTCGATCTCCGACCCGCGGACGTTCAACGCGGTGGTGGCTCAGGAAACCTCATCCACGGTGCCCCTGAGCTACTCCTTCGACGGGCTGGTGGAGACGAACCGGATCTCGACCGAGATCGAGGGCGCGCTGGCCGAGTCCTGGACCGTGAGCAAGGACGGCCGCACCTGGCGGTTCAAGCTGCGCAAAGGCGTCGCGTGGCACGACGGCGTGCCGGTGACGGCCGACGACGTGATCTTCACGCTGGATGCGGCCTTCACCAAGGGCGTGCAGTCCAGCCTGCCGGACGTGCTGACGATCGCCGGCAAGCCGATCCAGTACAAGAAGGTGGACGACCTCACGGTCGAGTTCAAAACCGAGCAGCCGTTCGGCCCATTTCTACGAACGATAGGTTTCAGCGTGCTGCCCAAGCACAAGCTGGAAGGCGCGCTCAAGCAGGGCGCCTCCGAGTTCAACCGCACCTGGAGCGTGGCCACCCCGCCGCGCGAGATCATCGGCCAGGGGCCGTTCGTGATGCAGCAGTACGTCCCGGGGCAGCGGATCGTGTTCCTGCGCAACACCAAGTACTACAGGGTGGACAAGAAGGGCCAGCGGCTGCCGTACCTGGCGCGAATCGTGGTGGTGGTAGTACCGAACCTCGACGCCGCCCGGCTCAAGTTCGAGGCCAAGGAGACCGACCACTACGCCGCCCGGCCCCGAGAGTTCGCGGAGTTCAAGCAGAAGGAGACCGCCGGTAACTTTACGATCTTCGACGGACCGCCTACGTTCTCCACCGAGTTCCTGGTCTTCAACCTGAACCCCCGCGGGATCTCCGGTCCCAAGCTGGCCTGGTTCCAGAACGTGAAGTTCCGGCAGGCGGTCAGCCACGCGGTTGATCGTGACGCCATCGTCCGCCAGGTTTACGCGGGGCGGGCGACCGCCCAGTTCAGCCCTGTCAGCCCGGCCAACAAGTTCTTCTTCAACCCGAACACGCGCCGCTACTCCTACGACCCGGCCCGCGCCGAGGTGCTGCTCCGTGAGGCCGGGTTTTCAAAGGGCGCCGACGGGTTGCTCCGCGACGCGGCCGGCAATGTCGTCGAGTTCACCATGGCCACCAACGCCGGGAACACCGACCGCGAAGCGATCGGCAACCTGGTGCGCCAGGACCTGACCAGACTGGGGATGCGCGTGACGTTCGCTCCCGAGGCGTTCAACACCCTGGTGGGCAAGCTGACCGGTACCTTCAACTGGGAGGCGATCATCATCGGGCTGACCGGTGGGCTGGAGCCCCACACCGGCCAGAACGTCTGGCGCTCGACCGGCTCGCTTCACATGTGGCACCCGCGCCAGGAGTCCCCGGCGACGGACTGGGAGACCGAGATTGATCGCATCTTCGACCAGGCCGCTCAGATGGTGGACCAGAACAAGCGCAAGCAGCTCTACAACCGCTGGCAGGAGATCGTTGCCGAGCAGGTCCCGATGATCTACTTCACCACCACGCTCACGCAGCCGGCGGTGCGCAACACGATGGGCAACATCCGGCTCGGGTTCGGCGGGACCACGGCCAACATCGAGGAACTGTACTACCGGACCCCGTACAGGTAG
- a CDS encoding UvrD-helicase domain-containing protein — protein MDLLSSLNPPQRDAVTHPGGPLLVLAGAGSGKTRVLAHRIAYLIRERGVAPGRILAVTFTNKAAREMRERIDALLGGPAARPIWVGTFHATCSRILRADGEAIGVPAQFAIYDEDDQRRVIRDCLAVLGLDERRYPPAAIHAMIGRAKDEVLDVARYAARASTFMEEATARVWQSYQAELRAQGALDFDDLMCEVLRLFEEHPEVLRKYQDRFEHVLVDEYQDTNHAQYLLVRALAGRHRNVTVVGDDDQCLPAGTLIAMAGAGQASPPGATSIESIEEGSMLQAACGSGRLAAARASAPLRREYRGPVVTVETAGGLRLTATPNHLAFARLVPHPDLHYVYLMHRRGVGYRIGRTRGVRSRAPGGVDSGLALRLNGEVADRLWVLAASPDEAEAACLEQLYAFRYGIPTTVFHVRGRRMQIGQPHVDRIFREIETEDRAHRLLSELGMFPEYPHHRSGAVIRGQTTRRLVHFTMFGDGRTYQQRPWHDHRVQLVTSGAELRAKVDRAYSTRESRAAVWRVETARRDYDAGWRMAQHLATMVEGEPVLRARVAGAAAATGQPASRSQPVHLVMPLGHLHPGMRLAVVHDGRVVEDEVTTRTIGHYEGPVFDLDVPDLRTYVANGVLVHNSIYRWRGADVRNILEFERDYPDAKVVALTQNYRSTKTILAAAHAVIRHNPHRHAKELWTGNQEGLPVQVFDALDGSDEARFVSDQVRTLVADGVRLREIAVLYRTNAQSRLLEEECLKAGIPYQVVGGVRFYERKEIKDILAYLRLAVAPRDEISLRRALATPRRGIGEVSLARLTAGARSAGCTVLEAMRRSELTEGLPRAAARTLEGFAGLIAGLSEAAANLPAGDVIARAIVETGYQAMLQAEGTEEAFSRLENLRELVTVAREIEEFAGEPGLGAFLQHLALVADVDTHRDDLDRVTLMTLHSAKGLEFPAVFVTGLEEGLCPHVRALEEEGGLDEERRLCYVGFTRAKHRLYLTHARMRATFGAPNLALPSRFLEEVPPELTAGAVRQVVEGPVQHGLGRAAVPGSGRGRLGARRPLPHFEVGMRVRHSKFGDGEVLDAEGEGEGAIVTVRFSGAVKRLALSYAPLERAE, from the coding sequence ATGGACCTGCTTTCCTCCCTGAACCCTCCGCAGCGCGATGCGGTCACCCATCCAGGCGGGCCGCTGCTCGTGCTGGCCGGGGCCGGTTCGGGCAAGACCCGGGTCCTGGCGCACCGGATCGCCTACCTGATCCGCGAGCGCGGCGTGGCTCCCGGACGCATCCTGGCGGTCACCTTCACCAACAAGGCCGCGCGCGAGATGCGCGAGCGGATTGACGCGCTGCTGGGCGGACCAGCGGCGCGCCCGATCTGGGTCGGCACCTTCCACGCCACCTGCAGCCGCATCCTCAGAGCCGACGGCGAGGCGATCGGCGTGCCGGCGCAGTTCGCGATCTATGACGAGGACGATCAGCGCAGGGTGATCCGCGACTGCCTGGCCGTGCTGGGGCTCGACGAGCGGCGGTATCCGCCGGCCGCGATCCACGCCATGATAGGCCGGGCCAAGGATGAGGTGCTGGATGTGGCCCGGTACGCCGCGCGCGCCTCGACGTTCATGGAGGAGGCGACGGCCAGGGTCTGGCAATCGTACCAGGCCGAGCTGCGCGCCCAGGGCGCGCTGGACTTCGACGACCTGATGTGCGAGGTGCTGCGGCTGTTCGAAGAGCATCCGGAGGTGCTCCGGAAGTACCAGGACCGTTTCGAGCACGTGCTGGTGGACGAGTACCAGGACACCAACCACGCGCAGTACCTGTTGGTGCGTGCGCTGGCAGGCAGGCACCGGAACGTGACCGTGGTGGGCGACGACGACCAGTGCCTGCCTGCGGGCACGCTGATCGCGATGGCGGGCGCCGGGCAGGCCTCCCCGCCAGGTGCGACGTCCATCGAGTCCATCGAGGAAGGCTCAATGCTTCAGGCGGCCTGCGGATCCGGCCGCTTGGCCGCGGCACGTGCCTCCGCACCGCTGCGGCGTGAATATCGCGGGCCCGTCGTGACCGTGGAGACGGCGGGCGGGTTGAGGCTGACCGCGACGCCCAACCATCTCGCCTTTGCCAGACTTGTTCCTCACCCAGATCTGCACTACGTCTATCTCATGCACCGGCGTGGCGTGGGATACAGGATCGGACGGACCCGCGGCGTGCGCAGCAGGGCACCCGGCGGGGTGGACAGTGGTCTCGCGCTGAGGCTGAACGGTGAGGTCGCTGATCGCCTCTGGGTGCTGGCCGCGTCCCCCGATGAAGCGGAGGCAGCCTGCCTCGAGCAGCTCTATGCTTTCAGGTACGGGATCCCCACGACCGTCTTCCACGTCCGCGGTCGGCGGATGCAGATAGGGCAGCCCCACGTGGATCGTATCTTTCGGGAGATCGAGACCGAGGATCGCGCGCACCGGTTGCTGTCGGAGCTGGGGATGTTCCCTGAGTATCCCCACCATCGCTCTGGGGCCGTGATTCGGGGCCAGACAACCAGGCGGCTCGTGCACTTCACGATGTTCGGCGACGGCCGCACCTACCAGCAGCGTCCCTGGCACGATCACCGCGTTCAACTTGTGACATCGGGCGCGGAGCTTCGCGCAAAAGTGGACCGAGCCTACAGCACGCGGGAGTCCCGCGCCGCGGTATGGCGGGTTGAGACCGCCCGCCGTGACTACGACGCCGGGTGGCGCATGGCGCAGCACCTCGCGACGATGGTGGAGGGAGAACCTGTGCTGCGCGCCCGTGTTGCGGGCGCAGCGGCGGCGACCGGGCAGCCGGCATCGCGATCACAACCTGTCCACCTCGTTATGCCGCTCGGGCATCTCCATCCGGGCATGCGACTGGCGGTTGTGCATGACGGGCGCGTGGTGGAGGACGAGGTGACGACCCGGACCATTGGGCACTACGAAGGGCCTGTCTTCGATCTGGATGTGCCCGACCTCCGGACATACGTGGCCAACGGCGTGCTGGTGCACAACTCGATCTACCGCTGGCGCGGCGCGGACGTCCGCAACATCCTGGAGTTCGAGCGCGACTACCCAGATGCGAAGGTCGTGGCGCTGACCCAGAACTACCGCTCGACTAAGACGATCCTGGCCGCGGCGCACGCGGTGATCCGGCACAACCCCCACCGGCATGCCAAGGAGCTGTGGACCGGTAACCAGGAGGGCCTGCCGGTACAGGTCTTTGATGCGCTGGACGGTAGCGACGAGGCGCGGTTCGTGTCCGACCAGGTCCGCACTCTGGTCGCAGACGGCGTGCGGCTGCGCGAGATCGCGGTGCTCTACCGGACCAATGCCCAGTCGCGGCTGCTGGAGGAGGAGTGCCTCAAGGCCGGGATCCCCTACCAGGTTGTGGGCGGCGTCCGCTTCTACGAGCGCAAGGAGATCAAGGACATCCTGGCCTACCTGCGACTGGCCGTGGCGCCTCGGGACGAGATCAGCCTGCGGCGCGCGCTCGCCACGCCGCGGCGGGGCATCGGGGAGGTCTCCCTGGCCCGCCTCACGGCCGGCGCCCGCTCAGCCGGGTGCACGGTGCTTGAAGCGATGCGGCGGTCCGAGCTTACCGAAGGCCTGCCACGCGCCGCGGCCCGCACGCTGGAGGGGTTCGCCGGCCTGATTGCCGGACTGAGCGAGGCCGCTGCCAACCTGCCCGCCGGCGATGTGATCGCCCGCGCCATCGTGGAGACGGGCTACCAGGCGATGCTGCAGGCCGAGGGCACCGAGGAGGCTTTCAGCCGGCTGGAGAACCTGCGTGAGCTCGTAACCGTCGCGCGGGAGATCGAGGAGTTCGCGGGCGAGCCCGGCCTGGGGGCGTTCCTCCAGCACCTGGCACTGGTGGCCGACGTGGACACCCACCGGGACGACCTCGACCGTGTGACCCTGATGACGCTGCACAGCGCCAAGGGCCTAGAGTTCCCGGCCGTGTTCGTCACCGGGCTGGAGGAGGGCCTTTGCCCGCACGTCCGCGCGCTGGAAGAGGAGGGCGGGCTGGACGAAGAGCGGCGCCTCTGCTACGTGGGGTTCACGCGGGCCAAACACCGGCTGTACCTGACCCATGCACGCATGCGCGCGACCTTCGGCGCGCCCAACCTGGCGCTGCCGTCGCGCTTCCTGGAAGAGGTCCCGCCCGAGCTGACCGCAGGGGCGGTCCGTCAGGTCGTCGAAGGGCCGGTGCAGCACGGCCTTGGGCGGGCCGCGGTTCCAGGGAGCGGCAGGGGCCGCCTGGGCGCGCGCCGTCCGCTGCCGCACTTTGAGGTGGGGATGCGCGTCCGGCACTCCAAGTTCGGCGACGGCGAGGTGCTGGACGCGGAAGGGGAGGGTGAAGGGGCAATAGTGACCGTCCGGTTCTCCGGCGCGGTTAAGCGCCTGGCGCTGAGCTACGCTCCTCTGGAGCGGGCCGAGTGA
- a CDS encoding PIN domain-containing protein — MILLDTNIIVAGVDGNARAFPICRAVLEGAKSRRVPGVLVPQVLLEAFAIITDHRRVERPVAPVEAWEGLDVLAGALQVVYPEPGVFAEFAEIVTSRGPTGQGVFDAFLVAQMRTLNIGTICTYDAKGFSGYQGISVETPEALAARYRLMP; from the coding sequence GTGATCCTTCTCGACACGAACATCATCGTGGCCGGGGTCGACGGCAATGCTCGTGCATTTCCGATCTGTCGCGCCGTCTTGGAGGGCGCAAAGTCACGAAGGGTGCCGGGCGTGCTTGTACCCCAGGTGCTGCTCGAAGCCTTTGCGATCATCACCGACCACAGACGGGTAGAACGCCCTGTGGCTCCTGTTGAGGCATGGGAAGGGCTCGATGTACTGGCGGGGGCACTCCAGGTGGTGTATCCGGAACCCGGCGTCTTTGCCGAGTTCGCCGAAATCGTGACGAGTCGGGGGCCGACAGGGCAGGGGGTGTTCGATGCATTCCTCGTGGCGCAGATGCGAACCCTCAACATCGGGACCATCTGCACGTACGATGCCAAGGGCTTCTCCGGGTATCAGGGGATCAGCGTTGAGACTCCCGAAGCTCTTGCCGCACGATACCGGTTGATGCCGTAG
- a CDS encoding Uma2 family endonuclease, translating into MAPETRTPVSVDEFWHMAHRLPKAELIGGQVIELVPPGVRHGVLVLSLGQRLREHVAARGLGIVVSDAGFILIKEPPTVRAPDLAVVLKRRVPSPLPAKFFPGPPDLAVEVLSPDDRPSEVAAKVADYLRAGAHGVWVVDPDARTVTVHAHADVMRFARDEVMQGAPPLPDLALPLQTVFAEID; encoded by the coding sequence ATGGCGCCTGAAACTCGGACCCCGGTCTCCGTTGATGAGTTCTGGCACATGGCCCACCGGTTGCCCAAGGCGGAGCTCATCGGAGGGCAGGTGATCGAACTGGTCCCGCCGGGGGTTCGCCACGGGGTGCTGGTTCTGAGCCTGGGCCAGCGGCTCCGCGAGCATGTGGCGGCCCGTGGTCTGGGCATCGTCGTGTCCGACGCCGGTTTCATCCTAATCAAGGAGCCCCCGACCGTTCGGGCGCCGGACCTCGCGGTCGTGCTGAAACGACGCGTGCCCTCACCGCTCCCCGCGAAGTTCTTCCCTGGTCCACCCGATCTCGCGGTCGAGGTGCTCTCGCCTGACGATCGCCCCTCCGAGGTCGCGGCGAAGGTAGCTGATTACCTGCGGGCGGGCGCCCATGGGGTGTGGGTCGTCGATCCAGACGCGCGGACGGTGACAGTTCACGCGCACGCCGATGTGATGCGATTCGCGCGGGACGAGGTGATGCAGGGCGCACCGCCGCTCCCCGACCTCGCGCTTCCCCTTCAAACCGTGTTCGCAGAGATTGACTGA
- the guaA gene encoding glutamine-hydrolyzing GMP synthase — MLPTQPGTPPRPVIVLDFGAQYAQLIARRIRESRVYSIILPYDTPLEQILAHRPQGIVLSGSPASVCEPGAPLADPALFDAGVPVLGICYGMQIMTHLLGGRTAAAEQREYGRTRLFVDDGADLFAGLELRLICWMSHGDSVTELPPGFAALAHTDSSPVAAMADRSRRLYGLQFHPEVSHTPWGIEVLRNFLYGVCGCEPSWTMASFIDRSVAVIQEQVGGGRTLCALSGGVDSATAAALVHRAIGDQLTCIFVDHGLLRKGEPEQVVKTFRDAFQVPLIHVDARARFLARLAGVTDPEQKRRTIGEEFVRVFEEEAQRLGAIEYLVQGTLYPDVIESGTRTAARIKTHHNVGGLPERMRLRLVEPFRDLFKDEVREVARQLGLPDRMIVRHPFPGPGLAIRIMGEVTAERLDRLRAADAIILEELREAGLALEIWQAFGVLLPVHTVGVMGDARTYGQVIVVRAVTSEDGMTADWARLPEEVLESVASRITREVPGVTRVVYDITSKPPATIEWE; from the coding sequence CTGCTCCCCACGCAGCCGGGCACGCCGCCCCGCCCGGTGATCGTCCTCGACTTCGGCGCGCAGTACGCCCAACTGATCGCCCGGCGCATCCGGGAAAGCCGGGTCTACAGCATCATCCTGCCCTACGATACCCCGCTGGAGCAGATACTGGCCCATCGGCCGCAGGGGATCGTTCTCTCGGGCAGCCCGGCGAGCGTTTGCGAGCCAGGGGCGCCCCTGGCGGATCCGGCGCTGTTCGACGCGGGCGTGCCGGTGCTGGGGATCTGCTACGGAATGCAAATCATGACCCACCTACTGGGCGGCCGCACCGCCGCGGCCGAGCAGCGGGAATACGGCCGCACGCGCCTGTTCGTGGACGACGGCGCCGACCTCTTCGCCGGCCTGGAGCTCCGCCTCATCTGCTGGATGAGCCACGGCGACTCGGTGACCGAGTTGCCGCCGGGGTTTGCGGCGCTCGCCCACACCGATAGCAGCCCGGTGGCCGCGATGGCCGATCGTTCCCGACGTCTCTACGGTCTGCAGTTCCATCCCGAGGTTTCCCACACGCCGTGGGGGATCGAGGTTCTGCGCAACTTCCTCTACGGTGTCTGCGGCTGCGAGCCGTCGTGGACCATGGCGTCGTTCATAGATCGCAGCGTCGCCGTGATTCAGGAACAGGTGGGCGGGGGTAGGACGCTCTGCGCGCTCTCGGGCGGGGTGGATTCGGCCACCGCGGCGGCTCTCGTGCACCGCGCCATCGGAGACCAGCTTACCTGCATCTTCGTTGATCACGGCCTGCTGCGGAAGGGCGAGCCGGAGCAGGTGGTCAAGACCTTCCGCGACGCTTTCCAGGTGCCGCTGATCCACGTGGACGCCCGGGCGCGATTCCTGGCCCGCCTGGCCGGGGTGACCGATCCGGAGCAGAAACGGCGCACGATCGGTGAGGAGTTCGTCCGCGTCTTCGAGGAAGAGGCGCAGCGCCTGGGCGCGATCGAGTACCTGGTGCAGGGCACGCTCTACCCTGACGTCATTGAGAGCGGCACCCGGACCGCGGCCCGCATCAAGACCCACCACAATGTCGGCGGCCTGCCCGAGCGCATGCGGCTGCGGCTGGTGGAGCCGTTCCGCGACCTCTTCAAGGACGAGGTGCGCGAGGTTGCCAGGCAGCTAGGGCTGCCAGATCGCATGATCGTGCGCCATCCCTTCCCCGGGCCGGGGCTGGCAATCCGGATAATGGGCGAGGTCACGGCCGAGCGCCTCGATCGGCTGCGGGCGGCCGACGCGATCATCCTGGAAGAGCTGCGGGAGGCCGGCCTGGCCCTCGAGATCTGGCAGGCGTTTGGGGTGCTGCTGCCGGTGCACACCGTGGGCGTCATGGGCGACGCCCGCACCTACGGCCAGGTGATCGTCGTGCGCGCGGTGACCAGCGAGGACGGCATGACCGCCGACTGGGCGCGCCTGCCTGAAGAGGTGCTCGAGTCGGTGGCCAGCCGCATCACCCGCGAGGTACCCGGCGTCACGCGGGTGGTCTACGACATCACGAGCAAGCCTCCGGCTACGATAGAGTGGGAGTAG
- a CDS encoding GuaB3 family IMP dehydrogenase-related protein — protein MIVQTPTRDAARVSGPDAPGEWLGQGRRVRRTFSLDDIALVPAASTLDPEDVDCSWQVGGHAFRLPVVASAMDSVVDARTAGFIADLGGLAVLNLEGLQTRYADPAEPLDAIAAAVPDEVVGLLQRLYRAPIDDALVAACIRAIKNAGAACAVSMTPAAAGHLVPLAQEAGADLLLVQSTVVTEEHRSSRGRAVSLRALTAGTRIPVMVGNCVGYEAAAGLLQAGAAALFVGVGPGAACTSRRVLGIGVPQATAICDVAAARDDHLRRTGTHVPVVADGGIAVGGDVAKAIACGADAVMLGSALARAEEAPGRGFHWGMAAPHAALPRGTRIRVGTTGTLRQILLGPARVDDGSHNLIEALRTAMGLCGAATIRQMHAAEIVLAPALGTEGKAAQFSQKVGQGR, from the coding sequence ATGATCGTCCAGACCCCGACGCGCGATGCCGCCCGGGTCAGCGGGCCGGACGCACCCGGTGAGTGGCTGGGGCAGGGCCGGAGGGTGCGGCGGACCTTCAGTCTCGACGACATCGCCCTGGTGCCGGCGGCCTCGACCCTGGACCCCGAGGATGTGGACTGCTCCTGGCAGGTAGGCGGCCACGCCTTCCGGCTCCCGGTGGTGGCCTCCGCTATGGACAGCGTGGTGGACGCGCGCACCGCCGGCTTCATCGCGGATCTGGGCGGTCTGGCCGTGCTCAACCTGGAAGGCCTGCAGACGCGGTACGCCGATCCCGCCGAACCGCTGGATGCGATCGCGGCGGCGGTGCCCGATGAGGTGGTCGGTCTGCTCCAGCGGCTCTACCGCGCGCCCATTGACGATGCGCTGGTGGCCGCATGCATCCGCGCCATCAAGAATGCGGGCGCCGCGTGCGCGGTCTCGATGACGCCGGCCGCCGCCGGGCACCTGGTGCCGCTGGCCCAGGAGGCCGGCGCCGACCTGTTGCTGGTGCAGTCCACGGTGGTTACCGAGGAGCACCGGTCTTCGCGCGGCAGGGCGGTCTCGCTGCGGGCGCTCACCGCCGGGACGCGGATCCCGGTGATGGTGGGCAACTGCGTCGGGTACGAGGCCGCCGCAGGCCTGCTGCAGGCAGGCGCCGCAGCGCTGTTCGTGGGGGTCGGGCCGGGCGCGGCGTGCACCAGCCGCCGGGTGCTCGGCATCGGCGTGCCGCAGGCAACGGCGATCTGCGATGTGGCCGCCGCGCGCGACGATCACCTGCGCCGGACCGGGACCCATGTGCCGGTGGTGGCCGACGGCGGCATTGCGGTCGGCGGGGACGTGGCAAAGGCGATCGCGTGCGGGGCCGACGCGGTGATGCTGGGCTCGGCGCTCGCGAGGGCCGAAGAGGCCCCGGGCCGCGGCTTCCACTGGGGGATGGCCGCACCGCACGCCGCGCTCCCCCGCGGCACCCGGATCCGCGTCGGCACAACGGGCACGCTCCGGCAGATCCTGCTGGGTCCTGCTCGGGTGGACGACGGATCGCACAACCTGATCGAGGCGCTGCGCACCGCGATGGGGCTGTGCGGGGCCGCTACGATCCGCCAGATGCACGCCGCGGAGATCGTCCTCGCCCCTGCGTTGGGCACCGAGGGCAAGGCCGCACAGTTCAGCCAGAAAGTGGGGCAGGGACGCTGA
- the hpt gene encoding hypoxanthine phosphoribosyltransferase — protein sequence MGLADDVDEILIPEEVLQDRIRELGRRISLEYGTKEPLLVGILTGAFVFLADLLKAITIPCNVDFMATASYGDATESSGIVRILKDLNQSIEGRHVLVVEDIIDTGLTMDYLLETLKARYPASLRVCALLDKRPRRRREVPIDFRGFEIPDKFVIGYGLDYSGRYRNLPFIGVLKPELYGI from the coding sequence TTGGGCCTGGCAGACGACGTCGACGAAATCCTTATCCCGGAGGAGGTCTTGCAGGACCGAATCCGGGAACTCGGACGGCGCATCAGTTTGGAGTACGGCACCAAAGAACCACTGCTGGTCGGCATCCTAACGGGTGCCTTCGTCTTTCTCGCCGACCTCCTGAAGGCGATCACTATCCCCTGCAATGTGGACTTCATGGCCACGGCCTCCTACGGGGACGCTACCGAGAGCAGCGGCATCGTCCGCATCCTCAAGGACCTGAATCAGAGCATCGAGGGCCGGCACGTGCTGGTGGTCGAGGACATCATTGACACAGGGCTCACCATGGACTACCTGCTCGAGACGCTCAAGGCCCGGTATCCGGCCTCGCTGAGGGTGTGCGCGCTTCTGGACAAGCGTCCGCGCCGCAGGCGCGAGGTGCCGATTGACTTCCGCGGGTTCGAGATCCCAGACAAGTTCGTCATCGGGTACGGACTCGACTACTCGGGCCGCTACCGGAACCTGCCTTTCATAGGCGTCCTCAAGCCCGAGCTCTACGGCATCTAG